Proteins from a single region of Antechinus flavipes isolate AdamAnt ecotype Samford, QLD, Australia chromosome 2, AdamAnt_v2, whole genome shotgun sequence:
- the LOC127552502 gene encoding olfactory receptor 4K15-like, whose translation MDQRNHSRVTEFVLVGLSTSWELQILFFVLFILLYMAIVVGNLLIVLTVILEPLLHTPMYMMLSNLSVLDICLATFATPKMIMDFLAELKTISFEGCMAQIFLLHVFAGGEMVLLVAMAYDRYVAICKPLHYTTIMSLNKCIGLLVTSWVVGILHSLSQLAFTINLPFCGPNIVDSYYCDLTLVIKLACTDTYLPEILMLLDSGLMGVTTFFLVLISYTVILVTVQHRSSAGMVKARATLTAHITVVTLFFGPCIFIYVWPFSNFPVDKVFSVFSTIFAPILNPIIYTLRNKEVKTAMQKLKSQHVSGRLFS comes from the coding sequence ATGGATCAGAGAAATCATTCCAGAGTGACTGAATTTGTGCTGGTTGGACTCTCCACTTCCTGGGAGCTCCAGATTCTCTTCTTTGTACTCTTTATATTGCTTTATATGGCCATTGTAGTGGGAAACCTTCTAATTGTGCTCACGGTGATCTTGGAACCTCTTTTACACACTCCCATGTATATGATGCTGAGTAACCTTTCAGTTCTTGATATATGCCTGGCTACCTTCGCAACCCCCAAGATGATCATGGATTTTCTTGCAGAATTAAAAACTATTTCCTTTGAAGGTTGCATGGCCCAGATATTCTTGCTTCATGTCTTTGCTGGTGGTGAGATGGTGCTTCTTGTGGCTATGGCATATGATAGATATGTGGCCATATGCAAACCCCTACACTATACAACCATTATGAGTTTGAACAAATGCATAGGACTTCTGGTGACTTCATGGGTAGTTGGGATTCTGCACTCCCTGAGTCAGCTCGCCTTTACTATAAACTTGCCCTTTTGTGGCCCCAATATAGTAGATAGTTATTATTGTGATCTTACTTTGGTCATCAAACTTGCCTGTACTGATACTTATCTTCCAGAAATACTAATGCTCTTGGATAGCGGTCTAATGGGGGTGACTACTTTCTTCCTTGTACTTATTTCCTATACTGTCATCCTAGTCACTGTCCAACATCGTTCATCAGCTGGTATGGTTAAAGCACGTGCTACACTGACTGCACACATCACTGTGGTGACCCTCTTCTTTGGACcatgcatttttatttatgtctGGCCTTTCAGCAATTTCCCAGTGGACAAAGTTTTCTCAGTGTTCTCTACTATTTTTGCTCCAATATTGAATCCAATAATCTATACTTTAAGAAATAAAGAGGTAAAGACAGCCATGCAGAAACTGAAGAGCCAACATGTATCAGGCAGATTATTCAGCTGA
- the LOC127552503 gene encoding olfactory receptor 4K15-like, whose amino-acid sequence MDQANYSGVAEFMLLGLSGSSEFQLFYFLFFTVFYMAILLGNFLIVLTVISEPALHTPMYFLLSNLSFIDVCLSTFATPKMIADFLLEHKSISFNGCMAQIFFLHVFAGGEMVLLVAMAYDRYVAICKPLHYATIMSLQKCTGLVVTSWVIGILHSLSQLTFTVNLPFCGPNEVDSFFCDLPLVIKLACVDTYILEIMMLSDSGLMAMTSFILLLISYTVILVTVRRHSSAGIAKARATLTAHITVVTLFFGPCIFIYAWPFSNFPVDKILSVFYTVFTPLLNPIIYTLRNKEMKSAMQKLRDQFMNVRQLLQLS is encoded by the coding sequence ATGGACCAAGCAAATTATTCAGGAGTAGCTGAATTTATGTTGTTGGGGCTTTCTGGGTCCTCAGAGTTCCaacttttctactttttgttttttactgtgtTTTATATGGCTATTTTGTTGGGCAATTTTCTCATTGTGCTCACAGTCATCTCTGAACCTGCCCTGCACACTCCCATGTACTTTCTGCTCAGCAACCTCTCCTTTATTGATGTGTGCCTATCCACTTTTGCAACACCCAAGATGATTGCAGACTTCCTTTTGGAACACAAGAGCATCTCTTTTAATGGCTGCATGGCCCAGATATTCTTTCTACATGTTTTTGCTGGTGGTGAGATGGTGCTTCTTGTAGCTATGGCATATGACAGATATGTGGCTATTTGCAAACCCCTACATTATGCAACCATTATGAGTTTGCAGAAGTGTACAGGCTTAGTTGTGACTTCATGGGTCATTGGAATCCTGCACTCCTTGAGCCAATTGACTTTCACAGTGAACCTACCCTTCTGTGGCCCCAATGAAGTAGATAGCTTTTTCTGTGACCTTCCCTTGGTAATCAAACTTGCCTGTGTAGATACATATATTCTAGAGATAATGATGCTTTCTGACAGTGGACTGATGGCCATGACTTCTTTTATATTGTTGCTAATTTCCTATACTGTCATCTTAGTTACTGTGCGACGACACTCATCAGCTGGCATAGCAAAGGCACGTGCCACCTTGACAGCTCATATTACTGTTGTAACACTATTCTTTGGACCCTGCATTTTTATCTATGCCTGGCCATTCAGTAATTTTCCGGTGGATAAAATACTTTCTGTATTTTACACCGTTTTTACCCCTCTCTTAAACCCCATCATCTATACcttgagaaacaaagaaatgaaatcagcCATGCAGAAACTGAGAGACCAGTTCATGAATGTCAGACAGCTTTTACAATTGTCCTAG